The nucleotide sequence gctagcaaagGGGATTATCAAcaagaaacttatctccaatttttcAGCCAAAAGAAAGGACTGAACACTTGGCTAAAGAGctagagcatcatccttgagaaaaatatacaacaagagcctgaggccctgagttcaagccccagtacacacacacacacacacacacacacacacacacacaaaaaacttgcTCTCAAAGTGAGAGACTTTAAGATATATAATTAAGAAATTTCTGCTAAAATTACGAATGAATGAAGACTAGAAAGGATAAATAAACAAGAAGATCCAGGAGTAGGTAGCTCCGGGGTAGAATGTTTGTCTTGTATGCCTAGTATTCCTCAGTTTAATCACTATcacaatacaaaaaagaaaatagaaaaagctagTCATTATCAACTAAGTTTTTGTTTGGTAGATGTTACTAATCATTAATTTTCCATACCCCTTTGACGAAATGGAATGTTAATAAAGGGGTGCTTTACGTTGCATGTACTATCTTACACAACTAAAGGCATTCACAGGATCCTATGCTCCCCAGAGTGAGACAGATGGTAGAACTGGCTTACCGGAAGGTGGCTGGGGTCTCCTTGTGACACAGGGAAATCCTGAGGTAGCAGGAGAGGCTCGCTTTTGGCACAGCTCTCCTGGCTGAGGAGCGTGTCCGCATAGTTGGGCTGCGGGAAGATCAGGTGGCTCTTCCCCGAGTCCGCGGTGAGCGACACCTCATGGGAATAGGTCTGCAGGAAAGCGTGCACCCCATCCACACCCACCAAGTGTGAAGCAGGTAGACCTGCCAGCCCACTGTGTGCTGTCGGAGACGGGACGGCTCGTGTGCCAGCGTCTCAGCCTCAGGGCCAGCAGCACGATGACAAAAGCCAGAAAGACACAGGAGACCACGGCCACTGCCACCACTAAGTACAGCGTGAGGTCGGAGTCCTCTGTGTCAGGGGCAGTGTGGACGCTGCTCAAATCTGCCAGGACCTCCGGGATGCTGTCAGCCACGGCGATGGTGAGCGTGACGGTGGCCGAGAGGGGCGGCTGGCCGTGGTCCTGCACCGCCACCACGAGGCTCTGCTTGAGCGCGTCTCTGTCCAGCAGGGCCCGCGCCGTGCGCACCTCACCCGTGTGCAGCCCCACCGTGAAGAGCCCCGgctcgctggccttgagcaggcggTAGGACAGCCAGGCGTTCTGTCCTGAGTCTTTGTCCACCGCCACCACCTTGGTCACCAGGTATCCTGGCTCTGCAGAGCGAGGCATCAGCTCCACACCCGTGGAACCATccgtggggagggtggggtagaGGATCTCAGGTGCGTTATCATTCTGGTCCAGCacgaacaggctcagggacacgttgctgctgaggggtggcTGTCCACCGTCGCTGGCGATCACAAGCAGCCGCAAGTCTTGGAACTGCTCATAATCAAAGGAACGAAGAGCATACAGGACTCCCGTGTTGGAGTTGATGGAGATGTAGGAGGACAGAGGCACTCCCTGGATGGTGTCCTCTGTGAGAGAGTAGGTTACTTGAGCGTTCTCCCCGCTGTCAGGGTCCTGGGCTGTCATGCCCAAGATGGACGCTCCTCTGGGGTTATTTTCTGGAATGTAGGCAGAGTAGGAGGCGTGAGTGAAGGTGGGTGGGTTGTCATTGATGTCTGTCACCTGCAATGCAATATGCATCTCTGTAGACAGGGGAGGTGTTCCCTGGTCAGTGGCAGTTAGCAGGATGTCATATTCTGAGACTTCCTCTCTGTCCAGAGTTCTGTGTGTCAATAACCGGTAATAATTTCCATAGGTCTTTTCCAGTCTAAATGGAAGATTATCTGGAATGGAACATGTGACGAGGCCATTCTCTCCAGAGTCGCTGTCATGAACGTTGAAAAGAGAAATGACTTCTCCTGGGGAAGAAGGCTCTTGGATAGAGCTGGTGAGTGAGGTAACTGTGACTTCTGGAGCATTGTCATTTACATCCACGACTGTCACCAGCACCTTACTTCGGGCTCGAAGGCCAGGACCATCTCGGGCTTCTACATCGATATCATAAAATCTATTCTCCTCATAATCCAGATCTCCTAATATTGTGATGACCCCACTGACAGAATCCAACTGGAACAGCTGGGATATCTTGTCTCTGACTTTCCGGAAGGAATATCTCACTTCTCCATTGGCCCCCTCATCCGGATCGGTGGCTTTGATGGTGAGCAGCTGGGTGCCCACGGGCAAATTCTCCCGCACACTGACATGGTACTCTGGCTGGGTGAACGCGGGAGCGTTATCGTTGATGTCCAGGAGTGTGATGTGAATCCTGGCAGTGCCCGAGTGCACGGGGTCGCCTCCATCGTAGGCAGTGAGAACCAGGTGGTGAACTGGCTCTTCCTCACGGTCTAGGGCGCGTTCCAGCACCAGCTCCGGATACTGCACCCCATCAGGTCCTCTCTGCACGTCCAGGGAGAAGTGAGCATTGGAGCTGAGCTGGTAACCCTGCAGAGAATTCAGCCCTATGTCCGGATCGAAAGCTTCAGGGAGCGGAAATCTCGTCCCAGGATCTTCACTTTCAGCAACTTGTATTTCCCACTGCTCCATTTCAAAGCTGGGCGCATTGTCATTCACATCGGTTATTTCCACCTCGATTCCCACAATGCTCACCTTGTCCTCTAGGAGGATCTCCAAGTGTGCCACACACCGGGCAGATGTGTGGCAGAGCTGCTCGCGGTCGATCCTGCCCGCGGTGACCAGGCCGCCGCCCCGCGGGCTCAGCGCGAAGAGCTGCGCCTTCCCTCTGGACACGATGCGCACGCCGCGCTCCGCCAGCTCCCGCGGCTCCAGCCCCAGGTCCCGGGCCAGGTCGCCCACGGCAGAGCCTTCTTCCAGCTCCTCCCGCACCGTGTAGCGGATCTGCTGGGCCCGCACTTCCCACAGGGCTCCCAGCACAAAGCACATCCACACCAGTCGCCTGCAGTCTGATGGAGAAGCAGCCGCCATGACAGCCCCGCTGCGCGACAGCCTGACCTTGGCGGCTCCCGCTGGAGGCCGAGGAGCCCTGGGTCCTGGTCTTCCCAGGGCCGATGCGTTCGCGGTGGAACGCTGAGCAATCGCGGGTCCCAGATGAAGCTTTGCAAGCGCCCGGAACCAGGGCTGTGGGCTGCGGAAATCTCCTTCTGACTGAAGGTCTGGTTGTTTTTCCCCCGCGTGGTGAACAGCGACACTCAGAGCCCTAAACTGTTATTGCAACCCCTTCTTGAAAATGAAGAGTGCAAAACTTTATACTGTTTCCATTCCCAATCTCATTTCTTCGGAggagaataaataagaaattcCTGTTGCCTAATTTGCAAAGAAAGGATCCGCACATTCCTTTGTTATAACTAAGTTGTTTTGTCAGCGATGTTACATCGGGTTTTGGTAAAGAATATTTTCTAacttttgaaaatgattttttacattatttattctcaaagcCCATTTTCAGCATACTATATTTCTTCCTGAGACTAGGATTGGATTGAAGGGCAAAGGAAAGAGATGAGTGACACACAGCGGCCTGGCAGTTGGTAGTTCAGCTTTAGTCAACCTCCTCATCTGAGGTGGCCCTTGGAGTCTGGGACAACCTTTCAATTGCGTTTCAAGGAATTACGTGACACTCAAGAGATAGTCTCACCCTGGGCAAATGAAGTTGAGGAATGATTTTAGGTTTAAAGAGAATTTTTTCAGTAGCTTGTTCATCGGAAATTCTAGGCTCCAAACTATGCCTGTGACTCCCTTGTTCACAGTGTCTCCTTAACTGCTAGAACAGCAACCTCCATAGAGTCAGAAGTCAGCAAATATTTTCTCAGTATTTAATGAACATATCTACAGTGCAAACATAAGGCTTCATACTATGGGTAAAGAACTTTGAcattaaaatgatattaaaaagaAGTCAGAATCATACTGACATGGTGTAATGAATCCAGTTGTGTGAGTATTCCATAACCCATGAATTCTTTTTGCCCCACAGGCGTGGTGGATTCCATCTCCAGGAAGCACCCGTGCTAGGCAGCCGCTCTCTCTACTTGTTTGTGTTATTTTGGTTTGCACTCAGAATTTTGTgctagctaggcaagtgctctcaaaatcatctttctttcatttggaggtactggggttgAAACTAGGAGTGTTGGGCTAATGTGCCCTGCCACTGGAATCATTCTAccagctttgttttttaattttagacaCAAGTACAAGGAAATATTTCATTAGTCATGTATGTATTATCATTGCAAGCATCCTTGATCTGaatattttttgttaatttatttttctggcttgatttttatttttaaaaatacttttatctgtaagtagctgcacaaaggagttgccattcagcaacgCAGTCTATGAATATGGTATGTCTTGATGAATGCCATGCCTTTTAAAcattcccacccatccctcccaacccaccctcctCTCGTTTGTCTTAAATTGATAgggtatgtattgatttttttgccatttaaaaaagaCCTTTATGAAAAGCATGCATCTTTTTTTCTAGACAATTAAGCAAAAATTTTATTGAAGCTTACATTGTGATACAGAAATATATTTCATGGTGTGATTCTTCAAGTACACATATTTTCAGTGATGGGGTCTCATTCATTTTAgctcattttatatatacatataggtaaAGTGTTTATATATTGGCATGTAGTTATGCCCTCATATGGATATAAACGAGTTCAGTCAGAAATATTTCCTACAAGACATCCAGTGGCCAGTgaagtaaaaatatattttgttgtgtGATGTAAATTCAGCACTACCCTCTTTAAGGCTTTAAGATATGTACCTTGCTGACTCTGTGGTATATACTTGATGTTAGAATCTAAATGTGTTTGATATATTTTAGGGCTAACAAAATTTCATGACATTAGTGTCTTCAATAATATGTCCTCAAACACAAGCTGTCTGCCACTGCTCACTTATTTCCTCTACCCAAGACTGTTAATTGCATTCTGTCCCATATAGTGTTTATTGCACCACAACATCACATACATGCAAATCTCTGTAGAAATTACAAGTCTCCCTCTTAAATTGGATGAAGCCACATTCCACTATCATTGACAGAACTTTCAGTTATCAGAACTCACTAATTTGTATAGTAATACACATTCTTGGAGTTTTAATTAACTCACAGAAGTATTTATAGGAGCAAATGTACTTCATATCCCTTATGCCAAAGGTATTTTATCCTTCCCCGATCATTCTACAGTGAAACAGTGACTCACATAGCTGGGAACAATTTGTAGGGATCCCAATAGTTAGGGATGATGACAATGTACTAAGAACCATTAATCATGCAGGCCCAGAATAAAAGTTACTCAAACTGGGTAGTAAGTTTACCTGAATAGCAGCAACAAGATGCCTCaacaaggttttttgttttgttttgcttttgttgccaggcctagggcttgaactcagtgcctgtgcactgtccctagcttctttttactctaggcaagcactctgcgaCTTAAGCCATAGCgacacttctagatttttctatatatgtggtgctgaggaatcgaacccagggcttcatgtataggagacaagcactttaccactaggccatattcccaggcatcAACGAGTGTTTTTGTTCCTTAGATATCAAGGTAGGAGTCAAAGGTAATGGCATAAGAGACAATTAAGATATTATAATAATTACTCCTACAATCTGCTTACATATGAGTGAAATAAAATGGGAAATTCTTTCGATAATCATGGAAGCAAATGAAAGGAATCATATAAAGCCACTACAGTCAGATCAGCGATCACAAAGCATTTGCGCCAGGCATTGTGGACTGtgtccagcacttgggaggctgaggcaggaggatggtgaatttgaagccagcatgggtaaAGACTTGGTCTcagataaataaatgtttagaCACTGAAGAAAGGGGTGGGGAACTTTCCAGAACGCTCGGAGAGAGGTTGGAGGAGCGGCCGCTGCCCCAGCTGCGCACAGCTACGCGCTCCTTCCCATAGGCCCCAGCCCTGTCACCGGCTAGAAAATGGTGAAAGAAACCACTCACTATGATGTTTTGGGAGTCAAACCCAATGTCACACAGAAAGAATTGAAAAAGGCTTACAGGAAACTAGCCTTGAAGTACCACCCTGATAAGAATCCAATTGAAGGAGAAAGGTTTAAACAGATTTCTCAAGCTTACAAGGTTCTCTCTGATGCCAAGAAAAGAGAATTATATGACAAAGGAGGAGAACAGGCAATTATGGAGGGTGGAGCAAGTGGCGGTTTTGGCTCCCCCATGGCATCTTTGATATGTtttttggaggaggaggaaggatgcaGAGAGTAAGGCGAGGTAAAAAATGTTGTGCATCAGCTCTCAGTTACCTTAGAAGATTTATATAATGGTGCAACAAGAAAACTGGCTCTgcaaaagaatgtgatttgtgacaAATGTGAAGGCcgtggtggtaaaaaaaaaaaaaaaagtggggggggggcagtggagtGCTGTCCCAACTGCCGAGGTACTGCGATGCAAATACCAATTCATCAGATAGGACCTGGAATGGTTCAGCAAATTCAGTCTGTGTGCATGGAGTGCCAGGGCCATGGAGAAAGGATCAGTCCTAAAGATAGATGTAAAAGCtgcaatggaaggaaaatagTTCGAGAGAAGAAGATTCTGGAAGTTCATATTGACAAAGGCATGAAAGATGGCCAGAAGATAACATTCCATGATGAAGGAGACCAAGAACCAGGATTGGAGCCTGGAGATATCATCACTGTATTAGACTAGAAGGACCATGCTGTTTTTACACAACGAGGAGAAGACCTTTTCATGTGTATGGACATACAACTGGTTGAAGCATTGTGTGGCTTCCAAAAGCCAATCTCCACTCTTGACAACCAAACCATAGTCATCACTTCTCATCCAGGTCAGATAGTCAAGCATGGAGATATCAAATGTGTGCTAAATGAAGGCATGCCAATTTATCGACGACCATATGAAAAGGGCCGCCTAATCATTGAGTTTAAGGTAAACTTTCCTGAAAACGGCTTCCTCTTTCCTGATAAACTCTCTTTGCTGGAAAAACTCCTTCCTGAGAGGAAGGAAGTAGAAGAGACTGATGAAATGGATCAGGTAGAATTTGTGGATTTTGATCCAAATCAGGAAAGACGACGCCATTATAATGGAGAAGCTTACGAGGATGATGAACAACACCCTAGAGGTGGTGTTCAGTGTCAAACCTCATAATGGAGCCAGTGAATAGCGCCCACTACTGGCATTTTAAATGCAGTAGTGATGGAGTGAAGGACTGCAATCATAAATAAGTTCACTACTTGCTACTGTTTTTTGTTGTAATATTCAACTATAGTAGtgctttaaaaagttaaatgaagaCTAAACACAAATATAAAAGCTCTGACTTTGCTCTGTATGCATGATGACTTGTGTGCAAGATGAAGTTTTAATACTTGTAAAAACTACTTTCAAAATAGTTCCTCTAGCATCTATTAAACCACATATTGTAATTGATTCAGCTGTGTACATGGACAAGCTTAAACTGTAATGCTAGGTATATGTGTTGACTTTGGTGTATGGCCTTTTGTCATTAATCTGTGGGGTTAAACCTTTGTATTTGGCTAATAATCTGAAAAAGTTAATATGTAGAGAAATGTTTGTCCAGTTAATTTGTATTAAGTGGACTCATTGTGATACCTTTGCATTTTATTGCCTCAACTATTACTTGAAGAGTGGCGTAATACATAATTTAGCGTGTGTTAACAGTGATACAGAAATTATACCTTTCTAATGAAGAGGCTTATCTTATGCTGCTTCTAAGGGCTTGCACTTCTAGAATTGCATCCCCCTCTGTGccatctttttaaatatatatgtgtgttcgtatataaaatatctatatctatatctatctatctatatatatatattatgttgaCCAGTCATAGTTAACATTCTTTTTCCCATTGGACCATCATATGCCCTTGAGTAGTGGCTTTTTCAGAGTTGGGTAGCAGAAACCATTGAAGAGACTTGTACATTGAGAAGTTGCATGTATAACATAGGAAGGTGTTCCTTAGGTGTGTTACAGGTTTACTTTAAAACATTTGCTCCAAAGTAACTGTAATTCAATGTTGGTAGTCTAGCATATTACAATGAATAGCTTTAACTGTATGTTTAAAGTCATGTTCATAAGCTTAAATCCAGATATCAGAATTTAAGCAACTTTGAAACGTATGGATGTCTCCTTAATATACTgattacaaagtaaaaaaaaaagaaaggagtaacATTCCCCctaatgaaatgtactcattcccagtcttatgaaatggtagccttACCAGATGGTGGTGACTCACAGCTGtattcctagctaatcaggagtctgaaatcagaacctcagttcaaagccagactgggcaggaaagtccatgccacTCTTGCTTGTTGGTTTTGttcttgttgccagtcttggggcattgacttggggcctgagcacttttttactcaacgctagcactatacctcttgagccaaagcaccacttccggcttttctgtgtatgtggtgctgaggaaacgaaccagggcttcatgtacacaaggcaaacactttaccactaggccataggtACAGccctccatgacactcttatctgaactcaaccaccagaaacctagaggtggctctgtggtgcAAAGCAGTAGTGAActcgccttgagaaaaagagctcaggacaggctCAGGTGCTGAGTAGAAGCCCCTGGACAAATAaaggtaacctctctgtgcatcacctttataatagcaataaaaatgtttagTGTACCAGTTCATTGTGAAcgtttttaactttttataacTAAAAGTTAAGTAGTTTCCTATTACACACAAGTTGTCACTGCCTAATTACAATGGAAATGGCTTTTGAAGGAAAGGTAAATTTCCACCACAACATGGTGGTGTAGAAACAAGAAATTTATATATACTCAACACAGATTTCATGTTAACTTCACGCTACAAATATGACTTCACACAATTGGATTCAATTTCATGGTATAATCTTCCCTTTCAGTAGTGCATATTGAAAAGGACATTCTAAAAATCAGAAGTACCAGAGatacatgcctagaatcctacctAGTCAGAGCGTgcgatctgtggttcaaagttcaaagccagtcaaggggATTAAATGACGAGAAATTTATCTCCAAGTTAACAGCCAAAAGGAAGGACTGAAGACTTGGCTTCAGAGGTAGAGCATCATTCTTGAGAAAAACATACAACCGAGAGCctgaggaactgagttcaagcaccaatacacaaagacacacacacacacacacacacacacacactcacatatactgAAAGTGAGAGTCTTAATGATATATAATTAAGAAATTTCTGCTAAAACTACACCTGAGTGAAGACTAGAaaggataaataataaacaagaagAGCAAGCGGTGGGTAGCTCCGTGGCAGAATGTTTGTCTTGTGTGACCAGTATTCCTGAGTTTAAACACTATCACATCacaaataataagagaaaaagcTAGTCAATAGCGACTAAGTTTTTCTTTGATAAATGTAACTAATCATTACATTTCCACCCCCATTTGACCCAAAGAAATGTTAATAACGGGGTGCTTTATTATGCATGTCCTATTTTACACAGCTAAAGGCGTTTACAAAATCCTATGCTCCCCTGTGGGAGACAGATGGTAGAACTGGCTTACCGGAAGGTGGCTGGGGTCTCCTTGTGACACAGGGAAATCCTGGGGTAGCAGGAGAGGCTCGCTTTTGGCACAGCTCTCCTGGCTGAGGAGCGTGTCCGCATAGTTGGGCTGCGGGAAGATCAGGTGGCTCTTCCCCGAGTCCGCGGTGAGCGACACCTCATGGGAATAGGTCTGCAGGAAAGCGTGCACCCCATCCACACCCACCAAGTGTGAAGCAGGTAGACCTGCCAGCCCACTGTGTGCTGTCGGAGACGGACGGCTCGTGTGCCAGCGTCTCAGCCTCAGGGCCAGCAGCACGATGACAGAAGCCAGAAAGACACAGGAGACCACGGCCACTGCCACCACTAAGTACAGCGTGAGGTCAGAGTCCTCTGTGTCAGGGGCAGTGTGGACGCTGCTCAGATCTGCCAGGACCTCTGGGATGCTGTCGGCCACGGCGATGGTGAGCGTGACGGTGGCCGAGAGGGGCGGCTGGCCGTGGTCCTGCACCGCCACCACGAGGCTCTGCTTGAGCGCGTCTCTGTCCAGCAGGGCCCGCGCCGTGCGCACCTCACCCGTGTGCAGCCCCACCGTGAAGAGCCCCGgctcgctggccttgagcaggcggTAGGACAGCCAGGCATTCTGTCCTGAGTCTTTGTCCACGGCCACCACCTTGGTCACCAGGTATCCCGGTTCTGCAGAGCGAGGCGTCAGCTCCACGCCTGTGGAACCATccgtggggagggtggggtagaGAATCTCAGGTGCGTTATCATTCTGGTCCAGCacgaacaggctcagggacacgttgctgctgaggggtggcTGTCCACCATCGCTGGCGATCACAAGCAGCCGCAAGTCTTGGAACTGCTCGTAATCAAAGGAACGAAGAGCATACAGGACACCCGTGTTGGAGTTGATGGAGATGTAGGAGGACAGAGGCGCTCCCTGGATGGTGTCCTCGGTGAGAAAGTAGGTTACTTGGGCATTCTCCCCGCTGTCAGGGTCCTGGGCTGTCATGCTTAAGATGGACGCTCCTCTCGGGTTATTTTCTGGAATGTATGCAGAGTAGGAGGCGTGAGTGAAGGTGGGTGGGTTGTCATTGATGTCTGTCACCTGCAATGCAATATGCATCTCTGTAGACAGGGGAGGTATTCCCTGGTCAGTGGCAGTTAGCAGGATGTCATATTCTGAGACTTCTTCTCTGTCCAGAGTTCTGTGGGTCAACAACTTGTAATAATTTCCATAGGTCTTTTCCAGTCTAAATGGAAGATGATCTGGAATGGAACATGTGACGAGGCCATTCTCTCCGGAGTCACTGTCATGAACGTTGAAAAGAGCAATGACTGCTCCTGGGGAAGAAGGCTCTTGGATAGCGCTGGTGAGGGAGGTAACTGTGACTTCTGGAGCGTTGTCGTTCACATCCACGACTGTCACGAGCACCTTGCTTCGGGCTCTAAGGCCAGGTCCATCATGGGCTTCTACATCGAAATGGTAGAATCCATTCTCCTCATAATCCAGATCTCCTAATATTGTGATGATCCCACTGATAGAATCCAACTG is from Perognathus longimembris pacificus isolate PPM17 chromosome 22, ASM2315922v1, whole genome shotgun sequence and encodes:
- the LOC125340149 gene encoding protocadherin gamma-A4-like, which gives rise to MAAASPSDCRRLVWMCFVLGALWEVRAQQIRYTVREELEEGSAVGDLARDLGLEPRELAERGVRIVSRGKAQLFALSPRGGGLVTAGRIDREQLCHTSAQCVAHLEILLEDKVSIVGIEVEITDVNDNAPSFAAEQREIKVAESEIPGTRFPLPEAFDPDIGLNSLQGYQLSSNAHFSLDVQRGPDGVQYLELVLERALDREEEPVHHLVLTAYDGGDPVRSGTARIHITLLDSNDNAPAFTQPEYHVSVRENLPVGTQLLTIKATDPDEGTNGEVTYSFRNDRDKISQLFQLDSISGIITILGDLDYEENGFYHFDVEAHDGPGLRARSKVLVTVVDVNDNAPEVTVTSLTSAIQEPSSPGAVIALFNVHDSDSGENGLVTCSIPDHLPFRLEKTYGNYYKLLTHRTLDREEVSEYDILLTATDQGIPPLSTEMHIALQVTDINDNPPTFTHASYSAYIPENNPRGASILSMTAQDPDSGENAQVTYFLTEDTIQGAPLSSYISINSNTGVLYALRSFDYEQFQDLRLLVIASDGGQPPLSSNVSLSLFVLDQNDNAPEILYPTLPTDGSTGVELTPRSAEPGYLVTKVVAVDKDSGQNAWLSYRLLKASEPGLFTVGLHTGEVRTARALLDRDALKQSLVVAVQDHGQPPLSATVTLTIAVADSIPEVLADLSSVHTAPDTEDSDLTLYLVVAVAVVSCVFLASVIVLLALRLRRWHTSRPSPTAHSGLAGLPASHLVGVDGVHAFLQTYSHEVSLTADSGKSHLIFPQPNYADTLLSQESCAKSEPLLLPQDFPVSQGDPSHLPVSQFYHLSPTGEHRIL
- the LOC125340148 gene encoding LOW QUALITY PROTEIN: protocadherin gamma-A4-like (The sequence of the model RefSeq protein was modified relative to this genomic sequence to represent the inferred CDS: deleted 1 base in 1 codon), with the translated sequence MAAASPSDCRRLVWMCFVLGALWEVRAQQIRYTVREELEEGSAVGDLARDLGLEPRELAERGVRIVSRGKAQLFALSPRGGGLVTAGRIDREQLCHTSARCVAHLEILLEDKVSIVGIEVEITDVNDNAPSFEMEQWEIQVAESEDPGTRFPLPEAFDPDIGLNSLQGYQLSSNAHFSLDVQRGPDGVQYPELVLERALDREEEPVHHLVLTAYDGGDPVHSGTARIHITLLDINDNAPAFTQPEYHVSVRENLPVGTQLLTIKATDPDEGANGEVRYSFRKVRDKISQLFQLDSVSGVITILGDLDYEENRFYDIDVEARDGPGLRARSKVLVTVVDVNDNAPEVTVTSLTSSIQEPSSPGEVISLFNVHDSDSGENGLVTCSIPDNLPFRLEKTYGNYYRLLTHRTLDREEVSEYDILLTATDQGTPPLSTEMHIALQVTDINDNPPTFTHASYSAYIPENNPRGASILGMTAQDPDSGENAQVTYSLTEDTIQGVPLSSYISINSNTGVLYALRSFDYEQFQDLRLLVIASDGGQPPLSSNVSLSLFVLDQNDNAPEILYPTLPTDGSTGVELMPRSAEPGYLVTKVVAVDKDSGQNAWLSYRLLKASEPGLFTVGLHTGEVRTARALLDRDALKQSLVVAVQDHGQPPLSATVTLTIAVADSIPEVLADLSSVHTAPDTEDSDLTLYLVVAVAVVSCVFLAFVIVLLALRLRRWHTSRPVSDSHSGLAGLPASHLVGVDGVHAFLQTYSHEVSLTADSGKSHLIFPQPNYADTLLSQESCAKSEPLLLPQDFPVSQGDPSHLPVSQFYHLSHSGEHRIL